One window of the Eucalyptus grandis isolate ANBG69807.140 chromosome 8, ASM1654582v1, whole genome shotgun sequence genome contains the following:
- the LOC120287374 gene encoding uncharacterized protein LOC120287374 has protein sequence MSDDEMPELEDDMVPKTDQDDHVAKLEEKVRQLQESQSSLPFDLSIYEKVKMPSKFKMPEFEKYDGTSCPKSHLQMFSTKKEKEAAVDVNVAYSQESAKRALAIQVNPRQQQSASRQSFTQVNNRRQFSPLPGSPSQVLTVLRKKDLLTSEPKCLNREGIRGYNPTKKCDYHNGELGHSTDKCFTLKHKIQNLLDTKAFSFQTARPNVQKNPLPKHEGTVNAILELEVGRIRNSKVHVADAYNRLVRARYYRGQEDVPLSVMRERVAKMVDDGIIVYADHNCIVSTISHLIIDWEEEQATLDDDKKEVDPSLEDMPPLEDAFDEEIVIEVPQSYEYVNNKAVPWSYDLDVDLVTRSGRTYGQAITQPAKPVTDEEAKEFLAVIKASEYNVVDQLRKMPAQISLLELLMTSPVHQKSLMKVLSEIRVPKIVEADKLEEFMGSVLLKDLIAFSDEEFPLEGRGHNKALYISVKHKSSHMSQVLIDNGSALNICPLATLHHLKVDPSRIHAAKTSVRAFDGTKKEVIGEIHLDVQIGPVVFNIPFQVLDIPTAFNFLLGRPWIHTAGAVPSSLHQAVKFVIEKKLVTVYGEEDHRIYHETAIPYGSSPPTLEVSDTTLMVGRVMVGNGFVPGNGLGRNGQGIRSPIEAPQRFRSAGLGYHGQGGGSSEGRRQERRSSPPNQGRGRQNPLPPSIHETFPGPPRMMHEEAEVIDTLGQPSGKFDYLVKYSTPPSYYIDPSEIVPDGWGGMDDPTPPKAENPDDELMSWKELQAYSTTSS, from the exons ATGAGTGATGACGAAATGCCCGAGCTAGAAGATGACATGGTTCCCAAGACAGATCAGGATGACCACGTTGCAAAGCTAGAAGAGAAAGTGAGACAGCTACAGGAGTCTCAAAGCTCACTCCCGTTTGACCTCTCGATCTATGAGAAGGTTAAAATgccgagcaagttcaaaatgccagagttCGAGAAGTACGACGGGACATCTTGTCCGAAgtctcatttgcaaat GTTCTCtaccaagaaggagaaggaagcgGCCGTGGATGTAAAtgtggcttatagccaagaaagtGCCAAACGTGCCCTGGCTATACAGGTGAACCCAAGACAACAACAATCCGCTAGCCGTCAATCATTCACCCAAGTGAATAATAGAAGGCAGTTCTCCCCTCTCCCTGGGTCTCCATCCCAAGTACTGACAGTCCTCCGAAAGAAGGATTTGCTTACTAGTGAACCAAAGTGCCTTAACCGTGAAGGCATTCGTGGTTACAACCCGACgaagaagtgtgactaccataaTGGTGAACTGGGGCATTCAACTGATAaatgtttcaccctcaagcacaagatccaGAATCTCTTAGATACAAaggccttttcatttcaaactgctcGGCCGAACGTTCAAAAAAATCCGCTACCAAAGCATGAGGGTACAGTGAATGCCATCCTGGAACTTGAAGTCGGACGGATCAGGAACTCAAAGGTGCACGTGGCAGATGCCTACAACAGGCTAGTGAGAGCTAGGTATTACCGAGGTCAGGAAGACGTCCCTCTATCGGTGATGAGAGAAAGAGTTGCCAAAATGGTGGATGATGGCATCATTGTGTATGCTGATCATAACTGTATAGTTTCTACTATCTCCCACCTCATCAtcgattgggaggaggagcaggctACACTTGATGATGACAAGAAAGAGGTTGATCCTTCGCTTGAAGACATGCCCCCATTAGAGGATGCATTTGACGAAGAGATAGTGATAGAGGTGCCTCAGTCGTATGAGTATGTCAATAATAAGGCAGTGCCTTGGTCCTATGACTTGGATGTGGACCTTGTTACAAGGTCTGGACGGACTTATGGTCAAGCCATTACTCAACCTGCAAAGCCGGTCACCGATGAAGAGGCTAAGGAGTTTCTGGCCGTAATCAAAGCAAGCGAGTATAACGTGGTTGACCAACTACGAAAGATGCCTGCTCAGATCTCCCTACTCGAGCTCTTGATGACGTCCCCCGTGCATCAAAAGTCACTAATGAAGGTGTTGAGTGAAATCCGTGTGCCAAAGATTGTGGAAGCAGACAAGCTGGAAGAATTCATGGGATCGGTCCTTCTCAAGGATTTGATTGCCTTCtctgatgaggaattccctctcGAAGGCAGGGGACATAACAAAGCACTCTACATATCCGTTAAGCACAAGTCTTCTCATATGTCCCAAGTGCTCATCGATAATGGGTCCGCTCTGAACATTTGTCCATTGGCCACTCTTCACCATCTTAAGGTAGACCCGTCAAGGATACATGCCGCGAAGACTTCGGTGCGAGCTTTCGATGGAACAAAAAAGGAGGTGATCGGGGAAATCCATCTCGATGTCCAAATAGGGCCGGTCGTCTTCAACATTCCCTTCCAAGTGCTAGACATCCCTACTGCATTCAATTTCTTGCTAGGTCGTCCCTGGATACACACTGCTGGAGCAGTAccttcaagtctacatcaagctgtgaaatttgtgatcgaAAAGAAGTTGGTCACCGTGTATGGTGAGGAAGACCACCGGATCTATCATGAGACGGCTATCCCCTAT GGTTCATCACCACCTACCCTTGAAGTATCAGATACTACTCTCATGGTGGGAAGAGTAATGGTTGGGAATGGCTTTGTCCCTGGCAATGGTCTTGGGAGAAATGGTCAGGGCATTCGaagccccattgaagcccctcaaAGGTTCCGTTCTGCTGGTTTAGGGTACCATGGACAAGGTGGGGGAAGTTCTGAAGGACGAAGACAAGAAAGGCGGAGCTCGCCACCTAACCAAGGGCGAGGGAGGCAAAACCCACTACCCCCGAGCATTCACGAGACATTCCCTGGTCCTCCAAGAATGATGCATGAAGAAGCGGAAGTGATAGACACTTTGGGGCAGCCTAGTGGCAAGTTTGATTACCTGGTGAAGTATTCAACCCCTCCTAGCTACTACATTGATCCTAGTGAGATagtcccagatggatggggtggcatggatgatccgacaccCCCGAAAGCAGAGAACCCTGATGATGAGCTGATGAGCTGGAAGGAGTTGCAAGCTTATTCGACAACCTCATCATAG